In Bacillus thuringiensis, the DNA window AGTCGTGTATGGTTTTGTTATAACATTATTCAATAATTGTATACCCATTTTATGCGGGAAAATCATATCCTCTTTTTCTATGGACCAGTCTAATAATAATGGAGTTACTTTGAATTTACTCCAGTCTATTTGTACTGATTCATTTTTATTTACTCCGTCGTGCTTCACCCATTTCCCCTTTGCAATTACACTTATTGGAACCGGGTTTTCTTTACTTTCTAAAATATTAATATTAGCAATTCTACCTGTCGCAATTGAACCATGTAGATGCTCCATATTATAATAACGGGCGATATTATAGCTTGCCATATGATAAGCATCTATAACTGGCACTCCTTGTTTTATCGCGGTAGATATCATTACGTTTGTCATTCCATTTTCATAAAATGAAGGATGTGAGCCGTCTGTAGTAAGAATGAATCTATCAAACTGTTTTACTCCTAGTTCCAACAATTCTTTCAGTAACACTTCTAAATCTGGGCGGATTGAAGAATTTCTTAAGGAAACCGTGTAACCGTGCATAAGACGAGAAAAAGCTTCCTGCCCTGTCATCGCTTCATGATCACAATCTGTACCTAACAGTTTTAACTTCGCTAAAGTCGTTTCAGATGCTCCTGGAAAATGCCCTTCTACTTTTTTATGTAATCGTTTCGTTTCCTGCACCCAATGTAACATTTCATCATCGCCATGTAATAACTTTGGCCACGCTGTTAGCTCGCCGCCTTGAAGAACTTCTTCGTGCTTAAGCCACTCTATTATTTCCTGACGATTAAATAAAGATTCCTCGTTTTGCAATGCAGTTTGTCCATCAAAACGACACCACCAATACATACTTGCTGGAACCTTTTCAAATTCATCTAATAAACGAAATGCTTCTTCACGTTGTAATGTGAAAAATAAAGTTAAATTATCATTAATAAAAGTCGTCGTCCCAAATTGCATCGCATGATTCGCTAACATCTCTGGATTATATAATTGATATGGATGTGCATGCGGTTCTATGTAACTAGGAACTACATAATTTCCATCACAATCAATGATTTCACATTCATGTAATTGCTCTGGCAGCTTTTCTCCTACATATATAATACGGTCATCATAGATCCAAATATTCGCTTGCATCCATTCACGTATATAGGAATTTAAGTATGTTACATTCTTTAATAATTTGTGTGGGCTTCTTGTGCCGTCTATTATTTCAACATGCTCTCGTAATTGCTTGTTACTCCATCTAAACTGATTTTCTCCCAATGAATTTCACTCCAAATCAATTTACTTTTATTTATTAAAATAAAAACAATTAACAAACTAAAGTATTCACCATTCATAACTCCCCTGTATAACCCCTATACCTTTCATTATATGGAATGATTGTAAAAATAACAATTTTCAAAATCCAAAACAAACCTCTTTGATTCTCAATAAAAAAGGATGTCATGTAACCGACATCCTTTTTATACTAAACTATATGATTGAATTACAATTGATGTCATACTATGAATGCTAATACTGTCCTTTAAAACAGGAGCCTATTCACATTCTATTCAATTATTTCTGAAATTCAATTTGCATCATTTTATTAAACTGTGTAAGAATATCAATCGGACCTAAAGAGTTAACATTGACAGCAAATGTATGCTTACCTCCAATTACTCCACCTGCAAAAGTCATAAACCCAGGGATTGCTCCTCCGTGACCCCAAACTGAAACACCGTT includes these proteins:
- a CDS encoding adenine deaminase C-terminal domain-containing protein, which encodes MGENQFRWSNKQLREHVEIIDGTRSPHKLLKNVTYLNSYIREWMQANIWIYDDRIIYVGEKLPEQLHECEIIDCDGNYVVPSYIEPHAHPYQLYNPEMLANHAMQFGTTTFINDNLTLFFTLQREEAFRLLDEFEKVPASMYWWCRFDGQTALQNEESLFNRQEIIEWLKHEEVLQGGELTAWPKLLHGDDEMLHWVQETKRLHKKVEGHFPGASETTLAKLKLLGTDCDHEAMTGQEAFSRLMHGYTVSLRNSSIRPDLEVLLKELLELGVKQFDRFILTTDGSHPSFYENGMTNVMISTAIKQGVPVIDAYHMASYNIARYYNMEHLHGSIATGRIANINILESKENPVPISVIAKGKWVKHDGVNKNESVQIDWSKFKVTPLLLDWSIEKEDMIFPHKMGIQLLNNVITKPYTTEIDLNRDELSLDHDECFLMMIARDGTWRVNTVVKGFANKLGGLASSYSGTGDIILIGKNKEDMLTAFHRVKEIGGGMVITEKNEVLHEIALPLLGIMSKLKMSELIQEEKQMVKLLQERGYAYDDPAFTILFFSATHLPFIRVTPIGLFDVKSSKVIASPVNLIKQF